In the genome of Arachis stenosperma cultivar V10309 chromosome 2, arast.V10309.gnm1.PFL2, whole genome shotgun sequence, the window GGAATGAATACATGCATGTGATCCACAACTAGAATGCTAAAGTAAAATTTATGTTCCACAAGTTTTAAACTATAAAATGTTTTAAAtagatataaaagaaaaaaggcAGAAAAACAGGAGAAAGTCATGAATAAAGGCTTGAAACTCATTGACTTCTTTTTATTCATCAGTATAACCAAAAGAAAGTATAGTCACActgaaaattagaaaattacCATCCAGCAAAGGACTATAATATAAACCAAACGGTTTTCAGGAAGTACATGCAACTCATATATTCTGAAGAAAGCTTACTGTGTTAGTTTAGCACTACAACAAACTCGTTTTTAAAAGGCTCAATTAGAATCCTAAAGTATGATACTACATGCAACCCAACCACACAGGAATAAACAACATTAAGTTCAAGTTGTGGAGGTGATGCAAAGTAGGCTGTAggaattctaataaaaaaaatgtagaGAGAATATAAGCTAGTATATAATAAGCCATATTCGAAATCATGCTCACCTTGcaacaaacaacaaaaaaatttgtGACACAACCTTCAAGTATGTGATTACCATCATTAGATAGCAACAGTTCTGTAACTGAAGGAGGCCTGAGCTTTTCCAGACTCTTCCTTATCCTGCATTGTAGACATAATTTCAAATTAATTGTTTGAAAGAATATAAACACTGATTCAGCTAGAAAATGTGTATGGCACTTTTAAATAGTCAGAATGAAAGGATACGGTGCAAGTAGGTGCATGGCCAATTGAAGAGATTGATAACAATAATGATCCTAATTGGGAAGACATAACTGACCTTACCCAATCTGAATATTTTGCAATTGCAACATGCCTCCCATAGCCTGCCAAAGCCAAATGTGCACCATTTCCCAAGATACCAAATGCAGGAGGCACATAAGTCTCAATATGCACATGCACATCAAGAATTTTACCAACTCTGTCCTCATCTATAGTCTCACATGCATTCAATTCCTCCAAATTACCACTCACAAGAGTTGTAACAGCCAGCTCTTGACAATCAACCCTCTCCTTTATTGCAATTGGCATAACCTTTTGCATCGAATCATCAACAAGCATTTGTAGAGTGGGTTGCCATATTGGCAAGGTTGTCAATAATGGTGGCGCAATCGCAGAATTATTAGATTTAAATAGAAGGTGAGGAGCCAGCGTTGATAGAATTCGAATGGATTCTGAAAGTCTTTTCATGTGTCTCTCCCAAAACAACAAGCATGAGGCATTGTTATGAGTACGTGATGTTGTGTAAGCACCTGGATCAGAGTTCCGCTGAATCAGTTTCGAAAAAAGCCATATTTTAATAAGATTCATAGCAACTGTGAATGCATATACCTGGTTGTGCTTCTAAGAAGAGTTTGACTGGTGGTGTATCTAAGGTGTTTGATAGAATGCCATTACTGAATAAAAACCTTGAACTTGACATTCTGACTTTCCAGAGCAGCCAAAGCCCAAAGGTGACAAATTGTTGAGTCTACCGTTACCTGATTAATGTCAATTATGGCAGCAACTTTGAACATAAAAGAAGAAATtgctttgctttcttttcaacTTAATGTTCATGGTTCAAGGGAAAGGAAGAATAGTAGCGAGCATGTATTATTTTGGTTCAAACAGAATGGGATTTGACATGAAGGGAAGGAGCAGTGTTTGATGAGACAAGTGTCGTATTACATTCCTGGCTCCCGGGACAATGTAACAAACAATGCATTAATGGATGCAAGAGTAGCACCACTATTGTTATTAATACATGATGCAGTTTTTGCACTTGCCTCTACTGAGTACATTCACTTCTATCAGTGGTCACTCAAGAATATGAACCTTGATGTATGTGTTCTGTTTAGGCTCAACTAGTCATATTAAAACACCTATCGGAAGAGGTCATTACCTGAATCAAACTGAATTTGAAGATGGTGGAAATTCAAGAGCAGCCCCTAGGCGCGGAACGGCGTCGCAGCGGGAATGGCTTCGTCGGAAACAGAACGGCGCCTCAAGGAGGAGATTCATCTCTCATCAGCGACCATGGCGCTGGTTAGAACCGGGTTGGGGACTGCCCGACTGGGTGTGTCTCTAATTGGGATGGGTAGAATCTTTTCCGGGTCGGGTCTGCTTAGTGGAAGTTATAACTTATAAATGATTCTGACCTCATGAAAAGAATTTACAAAACTACTAATGCTCTGTTCGCCTTGGCTTCCTTCTTCCATCAAAGGTACCCCTAAAATAATTGGGAAAAACTCTACATCTACATCTATGTAAAAATTATATGGATAGTATTCATGTAATTTTTACTCCACAACCCACATTCTTGTTAGTTTTACACGTGCCTCTTATAATCTAGATAACTAATCCTTATTTTGCGTTATCAACATTTTTCAACGTAAACTTTTTCATACAACGTAAACCtcttttttcatctttttcttcttcttcttttttaaccTAATTAAATTCGTTGTTCTCCTCTTTCGCGTTTTTCTTCTCTGCATTATGGATCTGGATTGATTCAACGCAATTATCTTCGtcgttcatcttcttcttcgctttcttcttcgatctgcacttttgaattgaaacaatgaatgaatCAACTTCAAATCAGTTGAATGAGTGCGATTTTGATTATTCTTCTCAAACGCATCAATTTGATGAGGTTTGGATTATTGAATTCTGAATCGAATTTAATGGAATgaaatttctaattttatttgaagTGAATTGAATGGACTGAGGTGATCTACATCTGAATTGAATTCAATGGAATTGATAATATGTAACTGTGAGTAATTGTGAGTGTCAATAATTGTGAGTAACTCTGAGTAAATGTGAGTAACTTTTCGATTCGATAAGTACTAAAGAGGTGGTTCATCACTTTCATGTTTTCGGTTCGGTTCGCAGAAAGGAGTCTAACAAAAATTAGACCAATATGTTCTGTTTTCTTCCTTAAGCACTATATAATTGTTTCACTGTAATTAAGATTTTGGTTCACCATAACTAAAATTTCGATTCACCACGAGTACTATGTTcggttcaccatgagtactgtACTCGGTTCATTCTGCActattcaaaactcttcttcctCACCTTCTATTGTTTCTTCACcagagagagaaggaggaaaagacaaataaatacagcagcaacaacaacaaaagaatgacgatagggtttcagggtttagggttttagggtttagggtttatgggttCAGGGTTCAATGTGTTTCAAACTTTCGGTTTGTCCCGTGTATTAGTTTCAGTTCaccgtgttcatggttgagggtttaggatttaggggtCTAGGATTTaaggttcagggttcagggttttaggggtttagggtttacggtagggttcagggtttaaggtttagcatttagggtttagagttcaGTGTTCAGGGTTCaggtttagggtttagcgtTCAGGGTTCAGAGTTCAGAGTTcgggttcagggtttagggtttaggatttaggtcTTTGGGtctaggatttagggtttaggttttagggttttagggatttagggtttatgggttCAAGGTTCAGGGTTCGGTGTTCAGGGTTCTGGTTTTAGtgtttagagtttagggtttaggattcaGTGTTTAGGGGTTCATAATTTTTTGGTAAACAGGAGAGCAATTTGGATTACTCTTCTAAAACGAATCAAACTGACAAAGTTTGGATTATTCAATTTTGAATCGAATTGAATGGAATGCAATTgctaatttgaattgaattaaatggATGGAGGTGtactgaattgaattgaattgataacaTGTAAATTGTAGGCAGagttatttgaatttgattttatataatgatattatgtttcgttcactcAATATTATACAATTGTATTGTTTTCGGTTCACCATAAGTACTATGTTcggttcaccatgagtactgtgTTCGGTTCACCATGAGTATTGTGTTCGGTTCATTCTGCAGAAAtctgtttgaatttgattttatataatggattatgtttcgttcattCAGTGCTATACAATTGTATTGTTTTCGGTTCACCATGAGTACCATGTTcggttcaccatgagtactgtgTTCGGTTTATTCTGCActattcaaaactcttcttcctcaccttctattgcttcttcgccagagagaaagaggaaaagacagcagcaacaac includes:
- the LOC130960939 gene encoding uncharacterized protein LOC130960939 isoform X1 codes for the protein MSSSRFLFSNGILSNTLDTPPVKLFLEAQPGAYTTSRTHNNASCLLFWERHMKRLSESIRILSTLAPHLLFKSNNSAIAPPLLTTLPIWQPTLQMLVDDSMQKVMPIAIKERVDCQELAVTTLVSGNLEELNACETIDEDRVGKILDVHVHIETYVPPAFGILGNGAHLALAGYGRHVAIAKYSDWVRIRKSLEKLRPPSVTELLLSNDGNHILEGCVTNFFVVCCKGQDSDDKANGNKYPFEVQTAPLSDGVLPGIIRQVVIEVCRSEGILIREVAPSWLEHGIWEEAFITSGLRILQHVESIQVPTEWQSVHSKTWKDISWTKKQFQGRSGMITTIIQEKIMEKATLEGYSISNICKG
- the LOC130960939 gene encoding uncharacterized protein LOC130960939 isoform X2, which codes for MSSSRFLFSNGILSNTLDTPPVKLFLEAQPGAYTTSRTHNNASCLLFWERHMKRLSESIRILSTLAPHLLFKSNNSAIAPPLLTTLPIWQPTLQMLVDDSMQKVMPIAIKERVDCQELAVTTLVSGNLEELNACETIDEDRVGKILDVHVHIETYVPPAFGILGNGAHLALAGYGRHVAIAKYSDWVRIRKSLEKLRPPSVTELLLSNDGNHILEGCVTNFFVVCCKGQDSDDKANGNKYPFEVQTAPLSDGVLPGIIRQVVIEVCRSEGILIREVAPSWLEHGIWEEAFITSGLRILQHVESIQVPTEWQSVHSKTWKDISWTKKQFQIRDDHNYNSRKDYGKSNP